The following are from one region of the Thermococcus cleftensis genome:
- the tuf gene encoding translation elongation factor EF-1 subunit alpha produces MPKEKPHVNIVFIGHVDHGKSTTVGRLLFDSQNIPENIIQKFEQMGEKGKSFKFAWVMDRLKEERERGITIDVAHTKFETPHRYITIIDAPGHRDFVKNMITGASQADAAVLVVAATDGVMPQTKEHAFLAKTLGINHIIVSVNKMDMVNYDQKKFEAVANQVKKLLMMLGYKDFPIIPTSAWEGDNIVHKSDKMPWYKGPTLFEALDQIPEPPKPVDKPLRIPIQDVYSIKGVGTVPVGRVETGRLKVGDVVIFEPASTIFHKPIQGEVKSIEMHHEPMQEALPGDNIGFNVRGVGKNDIKRGDVAGHTTNPPTVVRPKDTFKAQIIVLNHPTAITVGYTPVLHAHTLQVAVRFEQLLAKLDPRTGNIVEENPQFIKTGDSAIVVLRPTKPMVIEPVKEIPQMGRFAIRDMGQTVAAGMVISIQKAE; encoded by the coding sequence ATGCCGAAGGAGAAGCCGCACGTTAACATAGTCTTTATCGGACACGTCGACCACGGAAAGAGCACCACCGTTGGAAGGCTCCTGTTCGACAGCCAGAACATTCCGGAGAACATCATCCAGAAGTTCGAGCAGATGGGTGAGAAGGGTAAGTCCTTCAAGTTCGCCTGGGTCATGGACAGGCTCAAGGAGGAGCGCGAGAGGGGTATCACCATCGACGTCGCCCACACCAAGTTCGAGACCCCGCACAGGTACATCACCATCATCGACGCCCCGGGCCACAGGGACTTCGTTAAGAACATGATCACCGGTGCCAGCCAGGCCGACGCGGCCGTTCTCGTCGTCGCCGCCACCGACGGTGTCATGCCGCAGACCAAGGAGCACGCCTTCCTTGCCAAGACCCTCGGTATCAACCACATCATCGTCAGCGTCAACAAGATGGACATGGTGAACTACGACCAGAAGAAGTTCGAGGCCGTCGCCAACCAGGTCAAGAAGCTCCTCATGATGCTCGGCTACAAGGACTTCCCGATCATTCCGACCAGCGCCTGGGAGGGCGACAACATCGTCCACAAGAGCGACAAGATGCCCTGGTACAAGGGCCCGACCCTCTTCGAGGCCCTCGACCAGATCCCGGAGCCGCCGAAGCCGGTTGACAAGCCGCTCAGGATACCGATCCAGGACGTCTACTCCATCAAGGGTGTCGGTACCGTCCCCGTCGGCCGTGTCGAGACCGGCAGGCTCAAGGTCGGTGACGTCGTCATCTTCGAGCCGGCCAGCACCATCTTCCACAAGCCGATCCAGGGTGAGGTCAAGTCCATCGAGATGCACCACGAGCCCATGCAGGAGGCCCTTCCGGGTGACAACATCGGATTCAACGTCCGTGGCGTTGGTAAGAACGACATAAAGCGCGGTGACGTTGCCGGACACACCACCAACCCGCCGACCGTCGTCAGGCCGAAGGACACCTTCAAGGCCCAGATCATCGTCCTCAACCACCCGACCGCCATCACCGTCGGCTACACCCCGGTCCTCCACGCGCACACCCTCCAGGTGGCAGTCAGGTTCGAGCAGCTCCTGGCCAAGCTCGACCCGAGGACCGGTAACATCGTCGAGGAGAACCCGCAGTTCATCAAGACCGGTGACTCGGCCATCGTCGTCCTCAGGCCGACCAAGCCGATGGTCATCGAGCCGGTCAAGGAGATCCCGCAGATGGGCAGGTTCGCCATCCGTGACATGGGCCAGACCGTCGCTGCCGGTATGGTTATCTCCATTCAGAAGGCCGAGTGA